GCCGGCCTGACCGAGCAGGAACAGGGTGAGCGCCAATGCCAGTGCCGGGTTGCGGCCGCCGAGCCCGTTGAGGTCGTCGAGGCTCGTCCCGCGATCACCACGACCCGACACGATCGACAAGATGCCGAACGACCCGATCACCATGAAGGTGTAGGCCGCGGCGTAGAACACCACTGCCGCGACACCCCGGTCGGTCGCGGCCTGCACACCGACGAGGATGAAGCCGGCGTGCGAGATCGACGAGTACGCGAGCATGCGCTTGGCGTCGCGCTGGACCACGGCCAGGACGGCGCCGACGACCAGCGTGGCGACGGCCATCGCGTAGATCGCCGGCTGCCAGTCGTCGCGATAGTCGAGGAAGGTCACGTAGAAGACCCGCACGAGGGCTGCGAAACCGGCGGCCTTGACCGCGGACGCCATGAAGGCGACGACCGGGGTGGGCGAACCCTGGTAGACGTCGGGCGTCCACGCGTGGAACGGCACGGCGGCGACCTTGAAGCCGAATCCGACGAGGAGGAACGCGAAGCCGGCCAGCAACATCGCGTTGTCGAGGATGATCACCGAGTCGAGGTAGGCACGGATCTCGAACAGGTTCAACGAGCCGGTGGCGCCGTAGATCATCGCCATGCCGTAGAGCAGGAAGGCCGAGGAGAACGCACCGAGCACGAAGTACTTCAGACCGGCCTCGAGCGACTCGGAACGGCGACTGTGCATCGCCGCCATCACATAGACGGCGATCGAGAGGGTCTCGAGCCCGAGGAAGAGCACGATCAGGTCGTTGGCGCCCGCCATGAGCACGCCGCCGGCCGCCGACAGCATCAACAGGACGTACATCTCGACCCCGTCGATGCCCTCACGACGCAGATAGTTGTCGAGCAGCAGCGCGGTCAATGTCACCGCGAGCGCGATGACGCCCCCGAAGACGAGCGCGAAACCGTCGACCCCGTACTGGGCCCCGAAGGCGGCGATCGGCGCCCCGGTGACCCGGAAGGAATCGGTCCAGACCTCGATCGTCGCGACGAACGAGATGAGGCCGACCCCGACGGTGAACGCGGCATCGAAGCCGATGTCGAGTGAGCGGACGAACGCGGCTGCGAGGAACAGCACCGCGATGAGCCCGACGTAGAAGAGCGGCGCACCGATGTCGTCGCGTACACCGGCGAGGGGCACGTCGTCGCCGACGAACCCGCCCACGATCCACATCCCGAGGACGGCGACCGGACCGAGCGTGGCCGTGGCCGCGGCGTTGAGGTCGGCGGGCATCCGCTTCACGATCGAGCGGAACATGATCAACAGCACGGCACCGACGGCGAGCGCCACCACCGGCGCGAGGGCCGACCAGATGACCTCAGGGGTCTCGACCGGATCAGCGAGCTGGAACGGCATCAGTGATCCCCTTCCTCGGTGGCAGCCTCATCTTCGCCGTGGCCCTCGGCTTCCCCGTGGCCGTCGTCGACCGGGACGATGATGTCGGCCGTCGGCTCCTCGAAGTCGGCGACGTGGAACTCGACGTGGGAGATGAGGGCGTCGACCGCTGGTTCCATCCGTTCGATCACGGGCTTGGGGTAGACGCCCATGAAGACGATGCCGAACAGGAAGGGCACCATGATGAGGCCCTCGCGCAGGGTCAGGTCCTTCATCGTGGCGTTGTCGCCCTCGGCGGGACCGTGGAAGACCCGCTGGTAGGCCCACAGGAGGTAGAGCGCGGCGATGATCACGCCGGTGGCGGCGACCACGGCCCACCAGCGGTGCGCGGCGAACGCACCGAGCAGCGTCAGGAACTCGCCCACGAAACCGTTGAGCCCGGGCAGGCCGATCGACGAGAGCATGACCACCATGAAGACGCCGGCGAAGATCGGCGCCGGCTTCTGGAGCCCACCGAGCTCGCTGATCTCACGGGTGTGGCGCCGGTCGTAGATCCAGCCGACGAGCAGGAACAGCGCACCCGTCGAGAGGCCGTGGTTGACCATCTGGAGGATGCCACCCTCGATGCCCTCGGTGTTGAGGGAGAAGGTGCCGATCACGATGAACCCGAGGTGGGCGACCGACGAATAGGCGACGAGACGCTTGAGGTCGCGCTGCATCGTGGCCGCGATGGCGCCATAGATGATGCCGATCGTTCCGAGCGTGACGAGCGCCGGCGCGAACCACACCGCCGCTTCGGGGAAGAGATAGACGCCGAAGCGCAGGAAGCCGTAGGTGCCGAGCTTGAGCATCACCGCAGCGAGGATCACCGAACCGGCGGTCGGCGCATTGGTGTGGGCGTCGGGCAACCAGGTGTGGACCGGGAACAACGGCACCTTCACGGCGAACGCCAGGGCGAACGACAAGAAGATCCATCGTGCGGTGGTGGTGGCGATGGCCTGGGAGTTGGCGAGCTCGACGAGATTGAAGGTGAGCACGCCCGTCTCGGCCTGGTTGAGGAACGCCAACGACAAGATGCCGACGAGCATCAGGGCGGAGCCGAACATCGTGTAGATGAAGAACTTGGTCGCGGCGTAGGCCCGCTCGCCGTGGCCCCACTTGCCGATGAGGAAGTACATCGGGATCAAGACGATCTCGAAGAAGACGAAGAAGGCGAAGAGATCGAGGGCGAGGAAGACGCCCATGCAGCCGGCCTCGAGGATCAGCAGCCAGGCGAAGTAGGCCTTCGGGTCGTGCTCCGCGTCGATCGCGACGATCGCCAGCGGGAAGATGACACCGGTCAGCACGACGAGCCACAGCGAGATGCCGTCGATGCCGAGCGTCCACGAGATGCCCAGACTCTCGATCCATGTGTGGGTGTCGACGAGCTGGAAATCGGCGGTGCCGGTCTGGAAGTCGGTGAGGACCCACACGGCCAGCGCGCCGGTGGCCGCCGACACGAGGAAGGCGATCTGCTTGAAGTACTCGGGCCGGCTGTTGGGCAACGCGAGCAGCACGATCGCGCCGAGGACCGGCAGGATCACGAGGGTCGAGAGCACCGGGAACGATGCGGCGACCGAATCGGCCGCCTCGGTGGCGAGAAGAAGAGAAGACATCAGAAGTTCGCCCTCGACAGGAACCAGACGAGCAGGGCGATCGCCCCGATCGCGACCATGGCGGCATACGACCGCACGAGGCCGGACTGCAGACGACGGAGTTGCCCGCCGCTGTCACGCACGATGCGCCCGACCCCGTTGACGGCGCCGTCGACGAACGTGGCGTCGAACCAGGCCACCAGGTCGAAGCTCTTGCGGCCGGGACCGCCCATGAAGTTCGTGATCGACTCGTCGTAGCGCCAGCCCCGGGCCAGGATCGGTCGCTCGATCTTCGACGCCGGGAACCGACCCTGCAGATACACCGCAGCCGCGGCCGTGATGCCCACGAGCCCGCCGAGCACGGCGATGACACCGAGGACCCACTTGGTCCCGCCCTTGAAGCTCAGGACCGTCTCGCTCTCCTCGATCACCGGCTCGAGCCAGTGTTCGAGGAAGTGCAGATCCTTCGTGAACGGGAGGTTCATCACACCCGCAACGATCGCGGCGCCGGCCAGGACCACGAGCGGAAGGGTCATCTGCCACGGTGATTCGTGCGGGTGGTACTCGCGCCGGGCACGAGCGGCTTCGGGATAGTCGTCGGGGGCGATGTCGCCGACGTTCGGGGCGTTGAACAGATCGAACTCGATCGATCCGTCGTTCATCGACGCGGCGGCCACCGTCGCGACCTGGGCCTGGGCGGCCCGCACCGCGTCTCGGGCCGCCTCGACTGCGGCCGTCGCCTCTTCGGCCGCGGCGCGGGCCTTGTCGACACCGTCCTGGGCCTTCGCCAGGTTCTTGGTGGCCTTGTCGACCGCCTTCTCGTCGCTCGGATCGGCCTCGGCCAGTTCGGCCTGGCGGGTGACGAGCTTCTCCTCGGCCTTCTCGAGCTTCTCGGCCGCCGTGACGACGGCCTTCTCGGCGTCGCCGATACCGGCTTCGGCTTCGGCGACCGCGGCCTCGGCGGACTGCACCTTGATCGCGGCCATCTCCTCGAGCTCCTCGGCCCGCACGTCGGCGAAGCGGTAGCGACCGAAGAAGGTCATGAAGACCTGGCGGCTCATGTAGAAGGCGGTGAGGATCGCGGTGATGAAGCCGACGGCCCACAGTGCCGGGCTGTCGTTCCAGGCGAAGGCGAGGATCTCGTCCTTGGACCAGAAGCCGGCGAACGGGGGCACACCGGCGATGGCGAGCCAGCCGATGATGAAGGTGATCGACGTGATCGGCATCAGCTTGCGGAGGCCGCCGTAGTGGCGCATGTCCTGGTCGTCGTCCATGCCGTGGATGACCGAGCCGGAGCCGAGGAAGAGCAGCGCCTTGAAGAAGGCGTGGGTGATCATGTGGAAGATCGCCGCCACGTAGGCGCCGGTGCCGATGGCGAGGAACATGTAGCCGAGCTGGCTGACCGTCGAATAGGCGAGCACCTTCTTGATGTCGTTCTGGGCCACCGCGATGGTGGCGGCGAACAGGGCGGTGGCCGCGCCGATCCACGCGATGGTCGTGGGCGCCCAGGCCGCCGATTCGCCGATGACGAGGTTCATCCGGGTGAGGAGGTAGACGCCCGAGGTGACCATCGTCGCCGCATGGATGAGGGCCGACACCGGGGTCGGACCGGCCATCGCGTCGGGCAGCCAGACGAACAGCGGGATCTGGGCGGACTTACCGGCGGCGCCCACGAGCAGCAGGATCGTGATCGCCGTCGCCGTCGTCTCGGCCAGCCCGCCGGCGCTCGCGAAGATGTCGGTGTACTGGATCGAACCGATCGTGGTGAACGTGAGGAACATGGCGACCATGAATCCCCAGTCACCGATGCGGTTGGTGACGAAGGCCTTCTTGCCGGCCGAGGCGTTGGCCTCGTCGGTGAACCAGAACGAGATCAGGAAGTAGGAACACGCACCCACGCCCTCCCAGCCGAGGAAGGTGAGGAGCATGTTGTCGCCCAGCACCAGCATCAGCATCGAGAAGGCGAACAGGTTCAGGTAGAGGAAGAACTTGGAGAACTTCGGGTCACCGTGCATGTACCCGATCGAGTACAGGTGGATGAGCGCGCCGACGCCGGTGACGAAGAGCGTCATCGTGACCGACAGCGGATCGACGAGGAAGCCGATGTCGACCGCGAAGTCGCCGGCCGGCACCCACTCGAAGAGCGTCTGCACGTACTGACGATCGTGGATGTCCTCCCCGACGAGGCCGAGGAACACGACCACCGACGAGACGAACGAGCCGACCATCGCGAGGGTGGCGAGCCAGCCGGCGCGGGGCTCGCCGAGCTTCGGTCCGAGGAGGAGGAGCGCGAGGAACCCGGCGAGCGGGAACGCGGGGATCAGCCAGACTGCTTCGACCATGGCCCTATCCCCTCAGCACCGAGACGTCGTCGGCGGTTGCGCCGAGTCGGCGACGGTTGATCGCGACCACGAGGGCGAGACCGACCACCACTTCGACGGCGGCGACCACGAGCACGAAGAACACTGCGATCTGGCCGCCGACGTCGTTGAGTTCGGCGCCCATCGCCACGAACGTGATGTTGACCGCATTGAGCATGAGCTCGACACACATGAACATGACCAGCGGGTTGCGGCGGATCAACAGACCCACCGCGCCGATCGCGAACAGGACGGCGGAGAGCACGAGGTACCACTCGGTGCTGACTTCCATCAGTCGCCTCCCCCTTCGTCGGCCGTGACCGCTTCGGCGCTGTGGTCGTCGCCCAGATCGCTGTCGTTGCCACCGAACGGGGCCGCGGGCGGCACGTCCATGGCGTTGGGCTCGAGGTCGTCCATCAGATCCTCGCCGGCCACCGAGCGGGTGAGCACGACGGCGGCGATGACCGCGATGGTGAGCAGCCCCGCGGTGATCTCGAAGGCGAGGGCGTAGTCGCTGAACAGGACCCGCCCGATGCGTTCGATGTCGGTGTAGTCACTGGTGAGGGCCTTCTCGCCGACGCCGCGGACCTGGCCGGTGAGTCCGTCGGACGCGATGACGGTGATGACCACACCGAGACCCAACAGGGCGGCGCCGATGATCGCGGCGAGCGGTTGCTGGCCTGCGATCGGCTCCTTGAGCTGCCACTCCTCGGCCTTGTCGACGCCGAGCAGCATGATGACGAACAGGAAGAGGATGACGATCGCGCCGGCGTAGACGACGACCTGCACGGCGGCGAGGAAGTGCGCCTCCTGCACGATGAACAGCAGCGCGACACCCATGAGGGTCTGCACCAGGAAGAGCGCGGAGTGCACCGGGTTCTTCGACGCGACGACACCGATGCCGCCGGTGAGCACGATGATCGCGCCAACGATGAAGGTGATCGTCTGGGCGGTCACGAGTCCCCCTCCGCCGCCGCGCCGCCGGACTGGCCCGTCTCGGGGGCCCGCACGCCGTAGCCGAGCTCGCCGGCCCAGTGCACGATGCCTTCGTAGCGGTGATCACCGGCGGGCGAGGTGGCCCGCATCCAGCCGGAGGTCATCTCGTCGTCGCCTTCGCGCCAGTCTTCCCAGGGCAGCTTCTGGGGCTTGCCGTCGTCGCCGACGACCAGCTCGTTCTTGGTGTAGATCGCGTCGTCGCGGTTGGTGAAGGAGAACTCGAAGAGCTTCGTCTCGGTGATCGCCTGCGTGGGGCACGCCTCGACGCACAGATCGCAGTGGATGCAACGCAGATAGTTGATCTCGTAGACGTAGCCGAACCGCTCCCCCGGCGAGGTCGGGGCTTCGGGGTCGTTGTCGGCGCCGCGCACATAGATGCATTTCGCGGGGCAGACCCCGGCGCACAGCTCGCAGCCGATGCACTTCTCCATGCCGTCTTCGTAGCGATTGAGGACATGGCGTCCGTGGAGCCGCTCGGTCTTCTCGCGCTTCTCGTCGAGCTTGCCCTCGGGGGCCTTGCCGCCGCGGTACTCGACGGTCATCGTCTTGCCGGTGTCGGTCGACTTGAAGAGCTTCTTGAAGGTGACGGCGAAGCCGCGGAAGTAGTCGGAGACGTCAGCCATGATCGGCCCCCTCTCGTTCGAGGCGTTCCTGTCGCGCCGTGCGTACGGCCGCCATCAGGAGACTGGCCATGACCATGCAGACGGCCATGAAACCGACCACGAAACCGGCGGTCTGCTCCCAGCCCCACCCACGGTCGTCGCCGACCTGGAGACCGGCGAGCAGGAGGAACCAGCCGAGGGCCAGCGGGATCAGCAGCTTCCAGCCGAGGTCCATGAGCTGGTCGTAGCGGAAGCGGGGCAGCGTGGCCCGGACCCACACCAGGGCGGTGAGGAACACCATGGTCTTGGCGAAGAACCAGACGATGCCCCAGATCCAGTCGGGACCGAAGAGCACCGGGCCGGCCGGGCCGCCCAGGAAGAGGGTGACCGCGATCGCCGACATCGTGATCTGGTTCATGAACTCGGCCAGGAAGAAGAGGGCGAACCGGATCGAGGAGTACTCGGTGTGGAAGCCACCGACGAGCTCCTGCTCGGCTTCGACGAGGTCGAAGGGCGGATGGTTGAGCTCGGCGGTGCCGGCGATCAGGAAGATCACGAAGGGCACGAAGCCGGTGATGATCAGGTTCCAGTTGGGCACGAAGCCCCAGAACCCCTCACCGGCCTGCTGGGCCACGATCTCGTTGGTCGAGAGCGAGCCGCTCATGAGCACGACGGCGGCGATGGCCAGGCCGAGGGCGGCCTCGTAGGACACCATCTGGGCCGAGGCCCGCACCGATCCGAGCAGCGGGTACTTCGAGCCCGACGACCAGCCGGCCAGCATGATGCCGTAGATGGCGAGCGACGACATGGCCAGGAAGAACAGGATGCCGACGGGCGGATCGGCCACCTGCAGGAAGGTGACGTTGTCACCCCAACCGAATGCGCCGGTCACGACGGTGCCGTCGTCGAGCACCCGACTCTCGTTGAAGTTGCCGCCGAGAGGAACGATGGCGAAAACGAGGAACGCGGGGACGAGCGACAGATAGGGCGCGAGCTTGAAGACGAACCGGTCCGACTTCTCGGGGATCAGGTCTTCCTTCATGAAGAGCTTGATGCCGTCGGCCAGGCTCTGGAGGATGCCCCACGGGCCGGCCACGCTCGGGCCGATGCGGTTCTGGAAATCGGCGATCACCTTGCGCAGGAACCAGATGTTGAGCATCACGGCCACGAGCAGGAACACGAAGGCGACCACGACCTTCAGCAGCACGAACCCGAAGTCGCCGAGATCGACGCCGTCGGTGAAGAGCGGATCGAGTGCGAGGATCATGGCCGCTCCACCCTGACGTCGGTGACCGCAGCAGAACTGTCGATAAGGGTGTTGGCCGCCCAACCGTCGACCGAGAACGGGATTGCGGCGGAGCCGGCGGGCACACCAGCGTCGCATGCGACCGGCGTCAAGAGGTGACCTCGGGCCGACTCGACCTTGACGACCGTGCCGGGTTCGACACCGAGCTTGTCGAAGTCGACCGGGTTGAGCCGGACCTGGATCGAGCGGGCGAGGCCGGCGCTGGCCGGGCTGTGGCGCAGGAGCACGCCGTCGTCGTACATCTTGCGAGTGGCGACGAGACGCAACGAGTAGGCGTCGTTGGCGGGGCCGTCACCGCTCGGCGCGGCCGGCGCGGCGATGTCGCCGGCCCCGGAGATCAGCACACCGTCGATACGGCCCTCGTCGAGCGCCGCCTCGGTGAGACCACCATGGACGGCGGAGACGGCGGCCAGCTCGGCCCGGATCGCCTCGGGGGAATCGACGCCGAGGTCGCTGCCCAAGCGCAGGGCGATCTCTGCCGCGATCATCCAGTCGGGGCGGGAGGTACCGGCCGGCGTGACCTTCTGCTCGCACACGCTCACGCGACCCTCGAGGTTGGTGAACGTGCCGCTCGACTCCGTGGGAGCGGCGGCGGCGAGGACCACACTGGCGAAACGCGTCGCCGAATCGTTGGGCAACATGTCGACGGCGATCACGAGGCCGGCGCCGGCCAGCCCGGCTTCGGCGAGCGCGTGATCGGGCACGTCGTTGATCGGATCGCACCCGAGGAGCACGAGGACCTCGACGTCACCGGCCTGCGCGGCCGCGAGGATGCCTGCGGCATCGTTGCCCACCGACGTGGGTGTCGACGGCCACGCGTCGGCGAAGCGCGACGCGCCCGCCGTGAGCGTGGTGCGACCGGGGAGCAGACCCGGCGAGAGCCCGTTGTCGAGCGCGCCGTGGATGTTGCCCCGGCGCAGCGCCGACAGGAACGAGACGTCGGGGAGGGCGGCGAGGGCGAGGGCGGCCGACACGGCGGCATCGGCCGATTCGGCCAGCGACGCACGGCCGAGTACGACCGTGACCGGGCCGGCGATCGCGGCGGCTGCGGCGGCGATGGCGTCGGCCTCGACCCCGCCGGCCGCGGAAGCGGCACCGGTGGTCGCGGCGACCAGCGCGGCGGCGACGTCGCCGACCTCGCCGGGACGCGGGTGCAGGGAGTGGGCGGCGATCCCGCTGAGACCGCTGCGGTGCGGGGTCAGCTCGATGAGGGTGGCGCCGTCTTCGACGACCGCGTGACGCAGGCGCAGATACAGCGCCCCGAGCTCTTCCTTGGGGTCGGGACCGACCAGGATCACGGTGCCACCGGCGCGGCAGGCATCGTCGATGGTGGCGCGGGGCAGACCGAGTACGACCTCGGGAGGGAGACCGTCGGCCAGCTGGGCGTCGACATGGTCGGTACCCACCACGCCCTTCATCAGCTTGGCCCAGGCGTATTGCGCCTCGTTGGTCATGCGGGCGCCGCCGAGGACGGCGACCCGGTTCGGATCGGCGTCGCGCAACGCCTCGACGACTCGGGTGAGGGCGTCGGCCCAGCCGGTCGGCACGAGGTCGCCGGTCACCGGGTGCGTCACCATCGGTGAATGGAGTCGGGCCTCGGAGTTGATCGCCTCGAACCCGAAGCGCTCCTTGTCGGACAACCAGCCCCAGTTGACGGGATCGGCGTCGACACCGAGAACCCGCAGCACCTGGTTGCGCGACGACTGGACGGTGATACGGGAGCCGACCGAGTCGACCCACGCCGTCGAGATCGTCTCCTCGAGGTCCCACGGGCGGGCCTTGAAACGGTAGGGCTTGGCGGTGAGCGCGCCCACCGGGCAGATCTGCACGGTGTTGCCCGAGAAGTAGGAGGCGAAGGGCTCGTCGGGGAAGGTGTTGACCTGGGTGTTGTTGCCCCGGTCCATGAAGTGGATCAGCGTGTCGCCGGCGACCTCGTCGGCGAAGCGGGTGCAACGATCACACAGGATGCAGCGCTCGCGGTCGAGATAGACGGTGTCGCTGATGGCGATCGGCTTTTCGTAGTGACGCTTCTCCTCGACGAAGCGCGACTCACCGGGGCCGTAGGCGACGGTCTGGTCCTGCAGCGGGCATTCGCCGCCCTTGTCGCAGACCGGGCAGTCGAGCGGGTGGTTGATGAGCAGGAACTCGAGAACGCCGTCCTGGGCCTTCTTGGTCAGCTCGGTCTCGGTCTCGACGGTCATGCCGTCGGTGACCGGGAGCATGCAGCTCGGCTGCAGCGCCGGACCGCGGCCGGTGTCGACCTCGACGAGGCACATGCGGCACATGCCCACCGGGTTCATGCGCGGGTGGTAGCAAAAGCGCGGGATGTAGGTGCCGGTGCGCTCGCACGCGTCGATCAGCAACTCGTCGGGGTTCGCGGCGATCTCGACCCCGTTGACCGTGACCGAGACCGTCGACAGCTCGTTGTGGGTATCGGTCACGTTTCACGCTCCGTCTCTCCGGTAGCGACGGCAACCGACATGACGGGAATGGTGTCGCGCTTGGTGATCTTCGCCTCGTACTCGTGTCGGAAGCGGCGGATGGTCGAGGCGATGGGCGCGACCGACGACGGACCCAGCGGGCAGATCGTGGTCTGCTTCGGCGGGAACGGGATCGCGTCGAGCCCCTGCGACGGGTCGGCGGCGACGGGATAGGGACCGGGCGAGATGTTGTCGGCGATGTCGAGCAGCATGTCGATGTCGCTCGGACGCCCCTCGCCGTCGAGGATGCGCTGCAGGACGCGCTCCTCCCATGTGGTTCCTTCGCGACACGGGGTGCACTTGCCGCACGACTCTCGGGCGTAGAAACGCACGAGCCGCAGCGCGGCCTTGACCGCGTCGGTGGTCTCGTCCATCACGATGATCGCGCCGGAGCCGAGCATCGAACCGGCAGCGCCGATCTCGCGTCCCTCGAGCGGCAGGTCGACCTGTTCGGGGAAGAACCAGGGTGCGGAGCCGCCACCGGGCACGAACATCTTGAGCTCGTGCCCTTCGCGGATGCCCTGGCAGAAGTTGTCGCCGTAGAAGAGGTCGCGGAACGTGGTGACGCCCTGCTCGATCTCGTAGACGCCCGGACGCTGCACGTGGCCCGAGACCGCGACGAGACGGGTGCCCGGCGAGGCCTCGGACCCGTAGGTCTTGTACTGGGCGGCGCCGTTGTTCATCAACCACGGCAGGTTGGCGAGGGTCTCGACATTGTTGACGATGGTCGGCTGACCGTAGAGGCCGATGGCCGCCGGGAAGTAGGGGGGCTTGAGCCGGGGCATGCCCCGGTTGCCCTCGAGGCTCTCGATGAGGGCCGTCTCCTCACCGACGATGTAGGCGCCGGCACCCCACGTGAGGGTGATGTCGACGCTGAACTCGGTGCCCATGATGTTCTTGCCGACATAGCCCTTGGCATAGGCGTCGTTGAGGGCCTGGGCGATGCGTTCCTGGGCCAGGGCCATCTCGCCGCGGACATAGAGGAAGCACTGGGCGAGGCCGAGCGCGTAGCACGCGATGAGGCAGCCCTCGATGAGCTGGTGGGGGTCGCGCTCCATGAGGAGGCGGTCCTTGTAGGTGCCGGGCTCGGACTCGTCGCCGTTGACGACGAGGTAGTACGGGTACTTGCCGGGCGGCATGAACCCCCACTTGACGCCGGCCGGGAAGCCGGCACCGCCGCGACCGAGCACGGTCGCCTCGCGGACCTCGTTGTGGACTTCGGCCGGTGTGCGGTCGAGCGCGGCGCGCAGACCCTGGTAGGCGCCGGTGGCCTCGGCCCGACCCATGGTGAACGAATCCTCGTGGGGGAACCGGGCGGTGACGATCTTGGGACCGTCGTTGTCAACGTAGCCGGGGGCGTGGGGAACGTAGGCGTGGGTCGGCATCAGCCCTCCCCTGCGGTTTCGTCGGACGCGACGTCGTTGCGGGCCAGCCACACCGGCGCTTCGCGTGCCGCTTCGGGAGGCACGATCCCGGCACCGCGGCCCGCGGGGATCGACTGGCGGACCAGACCAAGGGTCCCGTGCTCGGGGATGTCGACGGCCCGGCCGTGACGGAGGTCGTCGATCAGGGAGTCGAAGTCCTCGTTGGTCACCCGGAGACGGTAGCGATAGTTGACCTGCAGGCAGGGGGCCTCGGTGCAGGCCGCGATGCACTCGACGTCTTCGATCGTGAACATGCCATCCGCGGTGGTGCCACCGGCCTTCACCCCGAGGGTCGATTCGGCGTGGGCGAGGAGTTCCTCACCGCCGAGCAACTGGCACGAGAGGTTGGTGCACACGTTGACCACATAGGTGCCCACCGGATGGAACTTGAACATCTCGTAGAACGAACCGGTGCCCTTGACCTCCGCGGGCGTGGTGCCGGTCAGCTCCGCGATGTGACGCATGGCGTCGTCGGTGACCCAACCGTCCTGCTCCTGGGCGAGATGCAGCAGCGGAATCAGGGCCGACTTGGGGCGCGGGTAGCGCGAGATGATCTCGAGTGCGGTCGCGAGGTTGGAATCGGAGAAACGTGCCATCAGCGATCGACCTCGCCCATGATCGGGTCGACCGAGGAGATGATCGCCACACCATCGGCGATCAGACCGTCCTTCATCAGATGCGGCATCGTCTGCAGATTGATGAAGCTCGGGCCTCGGACGTGCATGCGGTAGGGATGGGAGGAGCCGTCGCTCACGATGTAGACACCGAGTTCGCCACGGGGCGACTCGACGGCGCAATAGGCCTCGCCGGCCGGGACCTTGTAGCCCTCGGTGAAGATCTTGAAGTGGTGGATGAGCGCTTCCATCGACTGGTCGATCCGCACACGGGGCGGCGGCGTGACCTTCTTGTCCTGGATCCGATAGTCGCCGGAGGGCATCTTCTCGAGGATCTGGCGGACGATCTTCATCGATTCGCGGATCTCGTTGAGCCGGATCGCAAAGCGGTCGTAGCAGTCGCCGTAGGTGCCGACGATCACGTCGAAGTCGACCTGGTCGTAGGCGAGGTAGGGCTGGGACCGGCGGAGGTCCCAGGCGTAGCCGGTCGAGCGCAACAACGGGCCGGTGGCCGACAGCGCGAGCGCCTCGTCGGTGTTGAGGACGCCGACACCCTGGAGCCGCTCGCGCCAGATCGGCTGGCCGGTCATGAGGATGTCGTACTCCTGGAGACGGGGCTCGGTGATGTCGAGCACC
This is a stretch of genomic DNA from Acidimicrobiales bacterium. It encodes these proteins:
- a CDS encoding NADH-quinone oxidoreductase subunit M; its protein translation is MSSLLLATEAADSVAASFPVLSTLVILPVLGAIVLLALPNSRPEYFKQIAFLVSAATGALAVWVLTDFQTGTADFQLVDTHTWIESLGISWTLGIDGISLWLVVLTGVIFPLAIVAIDAEHDPKAYFAWLLILEAGCMGVFLALDLFAFFVFFEIVLIPMYFLIGKWGHGERAYAATKFFIYTMFGSALMLVGILSLAFLNQAETGVLTFNLVELANSQAIATTTARWIFLSFALAFAVKVPLFPVHTWLPDAHTNAPTAGSVILAAVMLKLGTYGFLRFGVYLFPEAAVWFAPALVTLGTIGIIYGAIAATMQRDLKRLVAYSSVAHLGFIVIGTFSLNTEGIEGGILQMVNHGLSTGALFLLVGWIYDRRHTREISELGGLQKPAPIFAGVFMVVMLSSIGLPGLNGFVGEFLTLLGAFAAHRWWAVVAATGVIIAALYLLWAYQRVFHGPAEGDNATMKDLTLREGLIMVPFLFGIVFMGVYPKPVIERMEPAVDALISHVEFHVADFEEPTADIIVPVDDGHGEAEGHGEDEAATEEGDH
- the nuoK gene encoding NADH-quinone oxidoreductase subunit NuoK, producing MEVSTEWYLVLSAVLFAIGAVGLLIRRNPLVMFMCVELMLNAVNITFVAMGAELNDVGGQIAVFFVLVVAAVEVVVGLALVVAINRRRLGATADDVSVLRG
- the nuoL gene encoding NADH-quinone oxidoreductase subunit L, which produces MVEAVWLIPAFPLAGFLALLLLGPKLGEPRAGWLATLAMVGSFVSSVVVFLGLVGEDIHDRQYVQTLFEWVPAGDFAVDIGFLVDPLSVTMTLFVTGVGALIHLYSIGYMHGDPKFSKFFLYLNLFAFSMLMLVLGDNMLLTFLGWEGVGACSYFLISFWFTDEANASAGKKAFVTNRIGDWGFMVAMFLTFTTIGSIQYTDIFASAGGLAETTATAITILLLVGAAGKSAQIPLFVWLPDAMAGPTPVSALIHAATMVTSGVYLLTRMNLVIGESAAWAPTTIAWIGAATALFAATIAVAQNDIKKVLAYSTVSQLGYMFLAIGTGAYVAAIFHMITHAFFKALLFLGSGSVIHGMDDDQDMRHYGGLRKLMPITSITFIIGWLAIAGVPPFAGFWSKDEILAFAWNDSPALWAVGFITAILTAFYMSRQVFMTFFGRYRFADVRAEELEEMAAIKVQSAEAAVAEAEAGIGDAEKAVVTAAEKLEKAEEKLVTRQAELAEADPSDEKAVDKATKNLAKAQDGVDKARAAAEEATAAVEAARDAVRAAQAQVATVAAASMNDGSIEFDLFNAPNVGDIAPDDYPEAARARREYHPHESPWQMTLPLVVLAGAAIVAGVMNLPFTKDLHFLEHWLEPVIEESETVLSFKGGTKWVLGVIAVLGGLVGITAAAAVYLQGRFPASKIERPILARGWRYDESITNFMGGPGRKSFDLVAWFDATFVDGAVNGVGRIVRDSGGQLRRLQSGLVRSYAAMVAIGAIALLVWFLSRANF
- a CDS encoding NADH-quinone oxidoreductase subunit J, with amino-acid sequence MTAQTITFIVGAIIVLTGGIGVVASKNPVHSALFLVQTLMGVALLFIVQEAHFLAAVQVVVYAGAIVILFLFVIMLLGVDKAEEWQLKEPIAGQQPLAAIIGAALLGLGVVITVIASDGLTGQVRGVGEKALTSDYTDIERIGRVLFSDYALAFEITAGLLTIAVIAAVVLTRSVAGEDLMDDLEPNAMDVPPAAPFGGNDSDLGDDHSAEAVTADEGGGD
- a CDS encoding NADH-quinone oxidoreductase subunit N, giving the protein MPFQLADPVETPEVIWSALAPVVALAVGAVLLIMFRSIVKRMPADLNAAATATLGPVAVLGMWIVGGFVGDDVPLAGVRDDIGAPLFYVGLIAVLFLAAAFVRSLDIGFDAAFTVGVGLISFVATIEVWTDSFRVTGAPIAAFGAQYGVDGFALVFGGVIALAVTLTALLLDNYLRREGIDGVEMYVLLMLSAAGGVLMAGANDLIVLFLGLETLSIAVYVMAAMHSRRSESLEAGLKYFVLGAFSSAFLLYGMAMIYGATGSLNLFEIRAYLDSVIILDNAMLLAGFAFLLVGFGFKVAAVPFHAWTPDVYQGSPTPVVAFMASAVKAAGFAALVRVFYVTFLDYRDDWQPAIYAMAVATLVVGAVLAVVQRDAKRMLAYSSISHAGFILVGVQAATDRGVAAVVFYAAAYTFMVIGSFGILSIVSGRGDRGTSLDDLNGLGGRNPALALALTLFLLGQAGVPFTTGFVAKFEVIGAAVDARSFWLAVVAMVSAVISAFLYLRIVLSMYLGTAADDNEPITVHPTAALAVGVALVLTIGFGLVPGPIDSLANDAILALAG